Proteins encoded within one genomic window of Rhododendron vialii isolate Sample 1 chromosome 1a, ASM3025357v1:
- the LOC131299310 gene encoding uncharacterized protein LOC131299310, translating to MEEEQSNTSPSLRNKLKQTLCLRDNHRREALENKCRDLINRIGRHLQLQRRHCSMADFKYDPLSYALNFDEGDFHDLYYEAAPPRRSSARVSALPPLKTAAKAGITCL from the exons ATGGAAGAAGAACAGAGCAACACGTCACCATCCCTCAGAAACAAGCTGAAACAAACCCTGTGCCTCCGCGAC AACCACCGACGCGAGGCCCTGGAGAACAAGTGCCGCGACCTGATCAACCGTATCGGCCGCCACCTCCAGCTCCAACGGCGGCATTGCTCGATGGCCGACTTCAAGTACGATCCCCTCAGTTACGCTTTGAATTTCGACGAAGGCGACTTCCACGACCTATACTACGAGGCGGCTCCGCCGCGGAGATCCTCCGCTAGGGTCTCGGCGTTGCCGCCGCTGAAGACGGCGGCCAAGGCCGGGATCACGTGCTTGTAG
- the LOC131299383 gene encoding probable E3 ubiquitin-protein ligase RHY1A, with product MAGQLPGVECARRRRFHQSGVGTELPSAAALGMTRRSIFCLYTTNYQDSHLSSSSSSSLHRNNNHAYQVEKLGGVAGEAKDRLDERLRAQWKPETKRNTRSQQSMRSTIERRTVESWDLQIELFGAKKITGSKRFNWAKLGWKATDQVECAICLETFKNGEPLVNLPCAHRFHSRCLVPWLETNAHCPCCRMAILS from the exons ATGGCTGGACAGCTTCCCGGAGTGGAATGTgcacggcggcggcggttccaCCAGAGCGGAGTGGGGACGGAGTTGCCGAGCGCGGCGGCGCTCGGGATGACGAGGCGGTCGATTTTTTGTTTGTACACAACCAATTACCAGGATTCCCATCTCAGCTCAAGCTCTTCCTCTTCACTG CATAGGAACAACAACCATGCATATCAAGTGGAGAAGTTGGGAGGTGTGGCTGGTGAAGCTAAAGATAGGTTAGATGAGAGGCTGAGGGCACAATGGAAACCTGAAACCAAAAG GAATACTAGAAGCCAACAGAGCATGAGGAGTACTATAGAAAGAAGAACAGTGGAATCCTGGGATCTGCAAATAGAGTTGTTtggagcaaaaaaaattactggatCAAAGAGGTTCAACTGGGCAAAACTGGGGTGGAAAGCCACAGACCAAGTGGAGTGTGCTATCTGTTTGGAAACATTCAAGAACGGCGAGCCACTGGTTAACCTACCATGTGCCCACAGGTTCCATTCCAGGTGCTTGGTTCCTTGGCTAGAGACCAATGCGCACTGCCCTTGTTGCAGAATGGCGATTTTGAGTTAA